From Pseudomonas putida, one genomic window encodes:
- the ilvA gene encoding threonine ammonia-lyase, biosynthetic: MLEQYVKKILTSRVYDVAVETPLHSAGQLSKRLGNQIWLKREDLQPVFSFKIRGAYNKLAQLSPEELARGVVTASAGNHAQGLALAAREMGIKATIVMPKTTPEIKVEGVRSRGGKVVLHGDSFPEALAYSLKLVDEKGLVYVHPYDDPHTIAGQGTVAMEILRQHPGQLDAIFVPVGGGGLIAGIAAYVKYLRPEIKVIGVEPDDSNCLQAAMAAGERVVLPQVGLFADGVAVAQIGQHTFDICRLYVDDVITVSTDEICAAIKDIYDDTRSITEPAGALGVAGIKKYVELTGVTGQTLVAIDSGANVNFDRLRHVAERAELGEKREAIIAVTIPERPGSFKAFCEAIGKRQITEFNYRKHTSDEAHIFVGVQTHPENDPRAALVQQLTDQGFPVTDLTDNELAKLHIRHMVGGHSAGASDEIVLRFEFPERPGALFNFLNKLGGRWNISMFHYRNHGAADGRVVAGLQVPEDERHLVPAALAKIGYPYWDETENPAYRLFLG; this comes from the coding sequence ATGCTTGAACAGTACGTCAAGAAGATCCTCACCTCGCGCGTCTACGACGTCGCTGTCGAAACCCCGCTGCACAGCGCCGGGCAACTGAGCAAGCGCCTGGGCAACCAGATCTGGCTCAAGCGTGAAGACCTGCAGCCGGTGTTCTCCTTCAAGATCCGTGGGGCGTACAACAAGCTGGCGCAACTGAGCCCGGAAGAACTGGCACGCGGCGTGGTTACCGCGTCGGCCGGCAACCATGCTCAGGGCCTGGCGTTGGCCGCGCGTGAGATGGGCATCAAGGCCACCATCGTGATGCCCAAGACCACGCCGGAGATCAAGGTCGAAGGCGTGCGTTCGCGGGGCGGCAAGGTCGTCTTGCATGGCGACTCGTTCCCAGAGGCGCTGGCCTACTCGCTGAAGCTGGTCGATGAGAAGGGCTTGGTCTATGTCCACCCTTACGACGACCCGCACACCATCGCCGGCCAAGGCACCGTGGCCATGGAGATCCTGCGCCAGCACCCGGGCCAGTTGGACGCGATCTTCGTGCCGGTGGGTGGTGGCGGCCTGATCGCCGGTATCGCGGCCTACGTGAAATACCTGCGCCCGGAAATCAAGGTCATCGGCGTCGAACCTGACGACTCCAACTGCCTGCAGGCCGCCATGGCCGCTGGCGAGCGCGTGGTCCTGCCGCAGGTCGGGCTGTTTGCCGATGGCGTGGCGGTGGCGCAGATTGGCCAGCATACCTTCGATATCTGCCGGCTGTACGTGGATGACGTGATTACCGTCAGCACTGACGAGATCTGTGCGGCGATCAAGGATATCTACGACGATACCCGCTCGATCACCGAGCCTGCTGGCGCGTTGGGCGTTGCCGGTATCAAGAAGTACGTGGAGCTCACCGGCGTCACCGGGCAGACCCTGGTCGCTATCGATTCCGGCGCCAACGTCAATTTCGACCGCTTGCGCCATGTCGCCGAGCGCGCCGAGCTGGGCGAGAAGCGCGAAGCGATCATCGCGGTGACCATCCCCGAGCGCCCCGGTAGCTTCAAGGCCTTCTGCGAGGCCATCGGCAAGCGCCAGATCACCGAATTCAACTACCGCAAGCATACCTCCGACGAGGCCCACATCTTCGTTGGTGTGCAGACCCACCCAGAGAACGACCCGCGCGCTGCGCTGGTGCAACAGCTGACCGACCAGGGTTTCCCGGTCACCGACCTGACCGACAACGAACTCGCCAAGCTACACATCCGCCACATGGTCGGCGGCCATTCGGCCGGTGCCAGTGACGAGATCGTGCTGCGCTTCGAATTCCCTGAGCGGCCGGGGGCATTGTTCAACTTCCTCAACAAGCTGGGCGGGCGCTGGAATATCTCGATGTTCCACTACCGTAACCACGGCGCGGCTGACGGCCGTGTCGTCGCTGGGCTACAGGTGCCGGAAGACGAGCGCCACCTGGTGCCGGCAGCGCTGGCCAAGATCGGTTACCCGTATTGGGATGAAACCGAAAACCCGGCCTACCGGCTATTCCTGGGTTGA
- a CDS encoding DUF2269 domain-containing protein: MEHLTTLKALHIVATALLLLGALGLAIWTVRARRQGDADAYGKLLRRPLVFVWVLMGVCLLSMPFTGWWLVHLVGWPLGQTWVLASSVLYTVGAFSAWWLLVRLNRLRKAEVVGLRFTLALAVFSGVCLLSIAGLMGAKPV, encoded by the coding sequence ATGGAACACCTGACCACCCTCAAGGCCCTGCACATCGTCGCCACCGCGCTGCTGCTTCTGGGGGCGCTGGGCTTGGCGATCTGGACTGTACGCGCCAGGCGCCAGGGCGATGCCGATGCCTACGGCAAGTTGCTGCGCCGGCCGCTGGTGTTCGTCTGGGTGTTGATGGGCGTGTGCCTGTTGAGCATGCCATTCACCGGCTGGTGGCTGGTGCACCTGGTGGGCTGGCCGTTGGGGCAGACCTGGGTGCTGGCTTCCAGCGTCCTCTATACGGTAGGTGCGTTTTCCGCATGGTGGCTGCTGGTGCGCCTGAATCGGCTGCGCAAGGCTGAGGTGGTGGGGTTGCGGTTTACCCTGGCCCTGGCGGTGTTCAGCGGGGTCTGCTTATTGTCCATTGCCGGCCTGATGGGCGCCAAACCGGTCTGA
- a CDS encoding HAD family hydrolase, whose protein sequence is MRLALFDLDNTLLGGDSDHAWGDYLCERGILDPIAYKRRNDAFYQDYLNGTLDLQAYLAFSMEILAATEPAQLDQWHRDFMRDCIEPIILPKALALLQQHRDAGDQLVIITATNRFVTAPIARRLGVRVLLATECEMQDGRYTGRSTDIPCFREGKVTRLERWMLENGFDLEDSYFYSDSMNDLPLLERVTHAVAVDPDPNLQGEAERRGWPVISLRD, encoded by the coding sequence ATGCGCCTGGCTTTATTCGACCTGGACAATACCCTCCTTGGTGGCGACAGTGACCACGCCTGGGGTGATTATTTGTGCGAACGGGGCATTCTGGACCCCATCGCCTATAAACGCCGCAACGACGCCTTCTACCAGGATTACCTGAACGGCACCCTGGACCTGCAGGCCTACCTGGCCTTCTCCATGGAAATCCTTGCGGCGACCGAGCCGGCGCAGCTTGACCAATGGCACCGCGACTTCATGCGCGACTGCATCGAGCCGATCATCCTGCCCAAGGCACTGGCCTTGCTGCAGCAGCACCGCGATGCCGGCGACCAGCTGGTGATCATCACGGCCACCAACCGCTTCGTCACCGCACCGATTGCCCGCCGCCTGGGCGTGCGGGTGCTGCTGGCGACCGAATGTGAAATGCAGGATGGCCGCTACACAGGGCGCAGTACCGATATACCGTGTTTCCGTGAAGGCAAGGTGACGCGGCTGGAGCGCTGGATGCTGGAGAACGGCTTCGACCTGGAAGACAGCTATTTCTACAGCGACTCGATGAATGACCTGCCTTTGCTGGAGCGGGTAACGCACGCGGTGGCGGTGGACCCGGACCCTAACCTGCAGGGCGAGGCAGAACGACGCGGCTGGCCGGTGATTTCCCTGCGGGATTGA
- a CDS encoding RNA pyrophosphohydrolase, which translates to MIDPDGFRPNVGIILTNDAGQVLWARRINQDAWQFPQGGINPDETPEDALYRELNEEVGLERDDVEILACTRGWLRYRLPQRLVRTHSQPLCIGQKQKWFLLRLLSNEQRVRMDLTGKPEFDGWRWVSYWYPLGQVVTFKREVYRRALKELAPRLLTRD; encoded by the coding sequence GTGATCGACCCGGATGGTTTTCGCCCAAATGTCGGGATCATTCTCACGAATGATGCCGGGCAGGTGCTATGGGCTCGGCGGATCAACCAGGATGCCTGGCAATTCCCTCAGGGTGGTATCAACCCTGACGAGACGCCGGAAGATGCCCTGTACCGCGAGCTGAACGAAGAAGTTGGCCTTGAACGCGATGATGTGGAAATTCTTGCCTGCACCCGCGGCTGGTTGCGTTATCGTTTACCCCAGCGTCTGGTACGTACCCACAGCCAACCGCTGTGTATCGGCCAGAAGCAGAAATGGTTTTTACTGCGCCTGCTGAGCAATGAGCAACGGGTGCGGATGGACCTGACCGGCAAGCCCGAATTCGATGGCTGGCGCTGGGTCAGCTATTGGTACCCGCTGGGCCAGGTGGTGACCTTCAAGCGTGAAGTGTATCGCCGCGCCCTGAAAGAGCTAGCACCGCGTCTTTTGACGCGCGACTGA
- the ptsP gene encoding phosphoenolpyruvate--protein phosphotransferase, translating into MLNTLRKIVQEVNSAKDLKTALGIIVLRVKEAMGSQVCSVYLLDPETNRFVLMASEGLNKRSIGKVSMAPNEGLVGLVGTREEPLNLENAADHPRYRYFAETGEERFASFLGAPIIHHRRVVGVLVIQQKERRQFDEGEEAFLVTMSAQLAGVIAHAEATGSIRGLGRQGKGIQEARFVGVPGSPGAAVGRAVVMLPPADLEVVPDKTVEDIDAELKLFNNALEGVRADMRKLSAKLATQLRPEERALFDVYLMMLEDAALGGEVTDVIKTGQWAQGALRQVVGEHVNRFELMDDDYLRERASDVKDLGRRLLAYLQQARSQSLVYADNTILVSEELTPAMLGEVPEGKLVGLVSVLGSGNSHVAILARAMGIPTVMGLVDLPYSKVDGIELIVDGYKGEVFTNPSDVLRKQYSEVVEEERQLAQGLDALRELPCVTPDGHRMPLWVNTGLLADVARAQQRGAEGVGLYRTEVPFMINQRFPSEKEQLAIYREQLAAFHPLPVTMRTLDIGGDKALSYFPIKEENPFLGWRGIRVTLDHPEIFLVQTRAMLKASEGLNNLRILLPMISGIHELEEALHLIHRAWGEVRDEGTDVPMPPVGVMVEIPAAVYQTKELARQVDFLSVGSNDLTQYLLAVDRNNPRVADLYDYLHPAVLQALNTVVRDAHGEGKPVSICGEMAGDPAAAVLLMAMGFDSLSMNATNLPKVKWMLRQINMSKAKELLADALSHDNPQVIHSSLQLALKNLGLARMIGPEANKTL; encoded by the coding sequence ATGCTCAATACGCTGCGCAAGATCGTCCAGGAAGTGAACTCCGCCAAAGATCTCAAGACGGCGTTGGGTATCATTGTCTTGCGCGTCAAGGAGGCCATGGGCAGCCAGGTCTGCTCGGTCTACCTGCTCGACCCGGAAACCAACCGCTTCGTGCTGATGGCCAGCGAAGGCCTCAACAAGCGTTCCATCGGCAAGGTCAGCATGGCCCCCAACGAAGGCCTGGTGGGTCTGGTCGGTACCCGGGAAGAGCCGCTGAACCTGGAAAACGCTGCCGATCACCCGCGTTACCGCTACTTCGCTGAAACGGGCGAGGAGCGTTTCGCGTCCTTCCTCGGTGCACCGATCATCCATCACCGTCGTGTGGTCGGCGTACTGGTCATTCAGCAGAAAGAACGCCGCCAGTTCGATGAGGGTGAAGAAGCGTTCCTGGTCACCATGAGTGCCCAGCTCGCCGGGGTCATCGCCCACGCCGAGGCCACCGGCTCGATTCGCGGCTTGGGCCGCCAGGGCAAGGGCATCCAGGAAGCGCGCTTCGTCGGCGTGCCAGGCTCGCCGGGTGCTGCCGTCGGGCGTGCCGTGGTCATGCTGCCGCCGGCCGACCTTGAGGTGGTGCCAGACAAGACGGTCGAAGACATCGACGCTGAACTCAAGCTGTTCAACAACGCCCTCGAAGGCGTGCGTGCCGATATGCGCAAGCTGTCGGCGAAGCTGGCCACCCAGCTGCGCCCTGAAGAACGCGCGCTGTTCGACGTGTACCTGATGATGCTGGAGGATGCAGCCCTTGGCGGTGAGGTGACGGACGTCATCAAGACCGGCCAGTGGGCCCAGGGCGCCCTGCGCCAGGTGGTAGGCGAGCACGTCAACCGCTTCGAACTGATGGACGACGACTACCTGCGCGAGCGCGCCTCGGACGTCAAAGACCTCGGCCGCCGTCTGCTGGCCTACCTCCAGCAAGCCCGTTCGCAATCGCTGGTGTATGCCGACAACACCATTCTGGTCAGCGAGGAGCTGACCCCGGCGATGCTGGGTGAGGTGCCCGAAGGCAAGCTGGTGGGCCTGGTCTCGGTGCTGGGCTCGGGCAACTCCCACGTCGCCATCCTGGCCCGTGCCATGGGTATCCCGACGGTGATGGGCCTGGTCGACCTGCCGTATTCCAAGGTCGACGGTATCGAGCTGATCGTCGATGGCTACAAGGGCGAGGTGTTCACCAACCCCAGCGATGTGCTGCGCAAGCAATACAGCGAGGTGGTCGAAGAAGAGCGTCAGCTGGCCCAGGGCCTGGATGCGCTGCGCGAACTGCCTTGCGTCACCCCGGACGGTCATCGCATGCCGCTGTGGGTCAACACCGGCCTGCTTGCCGACGTGGCCCGTGCCCAGCAGCGGGGCGCCGAAGGGGTGGGGCTGTACCGCACAGAAGTGCCGTTCATGATCAACCAGCGCTTCCCCAGCGAAAAAGAGCAGCTGGCCATCTATCGCGAACAGTTGGCGGCGTTTCACCCGCTGCCGGTGACCATGCGTACCCTCGACATCGGTGGGGACAAGGCGCTGTCGTACTTCCCGATCAAGGAAGAAAACCCATTCCTGGGCTGGCGCGGCATACGCGTGACGCTCGACCACCCGGAAATCTTCCTGGTCCAGACCCGCGCCATGCTCAAGGCCAGCGAAGGCCTGAACAACCTGCGCATTCTGCTGCCGATGATTTCCGGCATTCACGAACTCGAAGAAGCGCTGCACTTGATTCACCGCGCCTGGGGCGAGGTACGTGACGAAGGCACGGACGTGCCCATGCCACCTGTTGGCGTGATGGTCGAGATCCCGGCTGCGGTTTACCAGACCAAGGAGCTGGCGCGTCAGGTGGATTTCCTTTCCGTAGGCTCCAACGACCTGACCCAGTACCTGCTAGCGGTGGACCGCAACAACCCGCGGGTTGCCGACCTGTACGACTACTTGCACCCGGCAGTGCTGCAAGCCTTGAACACCGTGGTGCGTGATGCTCACGGCGAGGGCAAGCCCGTCAGTATCTGCGGCGAGATGGCCGGTGATCCGGCAGCAGCGGTGCTGTTGATGGCCATGGGCTTCGACAGCTTGTCGATGAACGCTACCAACCTGCCCAAGGTCAAGTGGATGCTGCGTCAGATCAACATGAGCAAGGCCAAGGAGCTGCTGGCCGATGCCCTGAGCCATGACAATCCGCAGGTTATCCACAGTTCGTTGCAATTGGCCCTGAAAAACCTGGGGCTGGCGCGGATGATCGGGCCAGAGGCCAACAAGACCCTCTGA
- a CDS encoding NRDE family protein, with protein MCLIVFAWRPGHALPLIVAANRDEFYARPTQALAPWEDAPGVYAGRDLEAGGTWLGVGPQGRFAALTNIRDPGQPLGPCSRGELVAAYLQGELGVEAYLDQVASRSQQYSGFNLLVGDGARLGFLHARDAAPRLLAAGVYGLSNAGLDTPWPKLIKAREGLARVLDSADPQGLMALLADGETAPEAELPETGVGVATEKLLSSVFIASQNYGTRASTVLIVDDQGNRRLIERSFGPFGGHLGEVELSV; from the coding sequence ATGTGCCTGATCGTATTCGCCTGGCGGCCAGGGCATGCCTTGCCGCTGATCGTGGCGGCCAACCGCGACGAGTTCTATGCCCGCCCCACTCAGGCGCTGGCGCCCTGGGAAGATGCGCCCGGCGTATATGCCGGGCGTGACCTGGAGGCCGGTGGTACCTGGCTGGGCGTGGGGCCGCAGGGGCGGTTCGCTGCGCTGACCAATATTCGCGACCCCGGGCAGCCATTGGGCCCCTGCTCGCGCGGCGAGCTGGTGGCGGCCTACCTGCAAGGTGAGCTTGGGGTCGAGGCATACCTGGACCAGGTCGCCAGCCGCAGCCAACAGTACTCGGGGTTCAACCTGCTGGTGGGCGATGGTGCGCGCCTGGGGTTTCTGCACGCCCGAGACGCGGCGCCGCGCTTGCTGGCGGCTGGGGTCTATGGGCTTTCCAATGCCGGGCTGGACACGCCATGGCCAAAGCTGATCAAGGCGCGCGAGGGGCTGGCACGGGTACTGGATTCAGCGGACCCGCAGGGTTTGATGGCGTTGCTGGCCGATGGTGAGACGGCGCCTGAAGCAGAGCTGCCGGAAACTGGCGTGGGCGTGGCGACCGAGAAGCTGCTGTCGAGTGTGTTCATTGCCAGCCAGAACTATGGGACACGCGCCAGTACGGTGCTGATCGTGGATGATCAGGGCAATAGACGGCTGATAGAACGCAGCTTCGGCCCGTTTGGTGGGCACTTGGGGGAGGTTGAGCTTTCGGTCTGA
- a CDS encoding sulfite exporter TauE/SafE family protein: protein MEFALYLLLGACAGVLAGLFGVGGGIIIVPVLVFSFTLQGFDASVLTHLAVGTSLATIVFTSVNAVLEHHRRGAVQWPVFAWMTVGILLGAGVGAKTASLIQGPLLQKIIGVFALIIAAQMALELKPKASRGIPGKPALIGAGGVIGWASAIFGIGGGSLTVPFLTWRSLPMQQAVATSSACGLPIAVASALSFMWLGWHDEHLPAHSVGFVYLPALVGIAVTSMFFARFGARLAHKLSPRLLKRLFAALLFCVGLSFLI from the coding sequence ATGGAGTTCGCACTCTATCTGCTTCTGGGCGCCTGTGCCGGTGTGCTGGCCGGGCTGTTCGGCGTGGGCGGTGGCATCATCATCGTGCCGGTGCTCGTGTTCAGCTTCACCTTGCAGGGTTTCGACGCTTCGGTGCTCACTCACCTGGCAGTCGGTACCTCCCTGGCCACCATCGTCTTCACCTCGGTCAACGCCGTGCTCGAGCACCATCGCCGGGGTGCGGTGCAGTGGCCGGTCTTCGCCTGGATGACCGTGGGTATCTTGCTGGGCGCCGGAGTGGGCGCCAAGACGGCTTCGCTTATCCAGGGCCCGCTGTTGCAGAAGATCATCGGCGTGTTCGCCCTGATCATTGCCGCGCAGATGGCACTGGAGCTCAAGCCCAAGGCCAGCCGCGGCATTCCCGGCAAGCCCGCACTCATCGGCGCCGGTGGCGTGATCGGTTGGGCCTCGGCAATCTTCGGGATCGGCGGTGGTTCGTTGACCGTGCCATTCCTGACCTGGCGCAGCCTGCCGATGCAGCAGGCGGTCGCCACGTCTTCGGCCTGCGGCCTGCCGATTGCCGTGGCCAGCGCCCTGAGTTTCATGTGGCTGGGTTGGCACGATGAGCATCTGCCCGCCCATAGCGTGGGCTTCGTGTACCTGCCAGCGCTGGTCGGCATTGCCGTGACCAGCATGTTTTTCGCCCGCTTCGGCGCGCGGCTGGCGCACAAGTTGTCGCCCCGTCTGCTCAAGCGTTTGTTCGCCGCGCTGCTGTTTTGCGTAGGTCTGAGCTTTTTGATTTGA
- the lgt gene encoding prolipoprotein diacylglyceryl transferase: protein MLPYPQIDPVAVALGPLKIHWYGLMYLIGIGGAWLLASRRLNRFDPTWSREKLSDLVFWLSMGVIVGGRLGYVLFYDLHAYLANPTLIFEVWKGGMSFHGGFIGVMLAALWFGKRNNKSFFELMDFVAPLVPIGLGAGRIGNFINAELWGKPTDVPWAMIFPPFSDPAQLPRHPSQLYQFALEGVALFAILWLFSRKPRPTMAVSGMFALFYGIFRFVVEFVRVPDAQLGYIAWGWLTMGQILCIPMILAGLGLIWWAYNRKPTAKPAI, encoded by the coding sequence ATGCTGCCTTACCCGCAGATAGACCCCGTGGCCGTTGCGCTCGGGCCGCTGAAAATCCATTGGTACGGCCTGATGTACCTGATCGGCATTGGTGGCGCCTGGCTGCTCGCCTCGCGCCGGCTCAACCGTTTCGACCCCACCTGGTCGCGTGAAAAGCTCTCGGACCTGGTGTTCTGGTTGTCGATGGGGGTCATCGTCGGCGGGCGCTTGGGTTATGTGCTGTTCTACGACCTGCACGCCTACCTGGCCAACCCGACGTTGATCTTCGAGGTATGGAAGGGTGGCATGTCGTTCCACGGCGGCTTCATCGGTGTGATGCTGGCCGCCTTGTGGTTCGGCAAGCGCAACAACAAGTCGTTCTTCGAGCTGATGGACTTCGTCGCACCGCTGGTGCCGATTGGCCTGGGCGCAGGGCGTATCGGCAACTTCATCAACGCCGAACTGTGGGGCAAACCGACCGATGTGCCGTGGGCGATGATCTTCCCGCCGTTCAGCGACCCGGCCCAGCTGCCGCGCCACCCATCGCAGCTGTACCAGTTCGCCCTGGAAGGCGTGGCGTTGTTCGCCATCCTCTGGCTGTTCTCACGCAAGCCACGCCCAACCATGGCGGTGTCTGGGATGTTCGCGCTGTTCTACGGCATCTTCCGCTTCGTCGTCGAATTCGTCCGCGTGCCGGATGCCCAGCTGGGCTACATTGCCTGGGGCTGGCTGACCATGGGTCAGATACTCTGCATCCCGATGATTCTGGCCGGCCTCGGATTGATCTGGTGGGCTTATAATCGCAAACCCACGGCGAAACCCGCCATCTGA
- a CDS encoding thymidylate synthase, translated as MKQYLDLVRDVIENGTLQENRTGIRTISLPGAMLRFDLQKGFPAITTRKLAFKSAIGEMVGFLRGVKNAGEFRELGCKVWDQNANENAQWLANPFRQGHDDLGEIYGVQWRQWPGYKRIPLSNPAAIEMAEKAGFRRIAQDEEDGQAFVVLYKAIDQVRQCLDTIANDPGSRRILFHGWNCAQLDEMALPPCHLLYQFHPNVQTREISLTLYIRSNDLGLGTPFNLTEGAALLSLFGRLTGYTPRWFTYFIGDAHVYENHLDMLNEQLKREPLQAPKLVISNRVPAFAETGKYEPEWLEKIEPSDFSLEGYEHHAPMTAPMAV; from the coding sequence ATGAAACAGTATCTGGACCTGGTCCGTGACGTCATCGAAAACGGCACTCTGCAGGAAAACCGCACGGGCATCCGCACCATTAGCCTGCCAGGCGCCATGCTGCGTTTCGACCTGCAGAAGGGCTTCCCGGCCATCACCACGCGCAAGCTGGCATTCAAGTCCGCCATCGGCGAGATGGTCGGCTTCCTGCGTGGCGTGAAGAACGCGGGTGAATTCCGTGAGCTGGGCTGCAAGGTGTGGGATCAGAACGCCAACGAGAACGCCCAGTGGTTGGCCAACCCGTTCCGCCAGGGCCATGACGACCTCGGCGAGATCTACGGTGTGCAGTGGCGCCAGTGGCCGGGTTACAAGCGCATCCCGCTGAGCAATCCGGCTGCGATCGAAATGGCCGAGAAAGCGGGCTTTCGCAGGATTGCCCAGGACGAAGAAGATGGCCAGGCGTTCGTCGTCCTGTACAAGGCCATCGACCAGGTGCGTCAGTGCCTGGACACCATCGCCAACGACCCGGGCAGCCGCCGCATCCTGTTCCACGGCTGGAACTGCGCGCAGCTGGACGAAATGGCGCTGCCGCCCTGCCATCTGCTGTACCAGTTCCACCCGAACGTGCAGACCAGGGAAATCTCACTGACGCTGTACATCCGCTCCAACGACTTGGGCCTGGGCACGCCGTTCAACCTCACCGAAGGTGCGGCGCTGCTGTCGCTGTTCGGCCGCCTGACCGGTTACACGCCGCGCTGGTTCACGTACTTCATTGGCGATGCCCATGTGTACGAAAACCATCTGGACATGCTCAATGAGCAACTCAAGCGTGAACCGCTGCAAGCGCCGAAGCTGGTGATCAGCAACCGCGTGCCTGCCTTTGCCGAGACGGGCAAGTATGAGCCTGAGTGGCTGGAGAAGATCGAACCGAGCGATTTCAGCCTGGAAGGCTATGAGCACCATGCACCGATGACGGCGCCAATGGCGGTCTGA
- the cadR gene encoding cadmium resistance transcriptional regulator CadR, whose product MKIGELAKATDCAVETIRYYEREQLLPEPARTDGNYRLYTQAHVERLTFIRNCRTLDMTLDEIRSLLRLRDSPTGSCGSVNALIDEHIEHVQARIDGLVALQEQLVELRRRCSEQGEECAILQRLEVNGAVSVPDSEHSHVGRSHGH is encoded by the coding sequence ATGAAAATCGGAGAACTGGCCAAAGCCACCGACTGTGCAGTGGAGACCATCCGTTATTACGAGCGTGAACAGCTGCTGCCGGAGCCTGCACGTACCGACGGTAATTACCGGTTGTATACCCAAGCCCATGTCGAGCGGCTGACCTTCATCCGCAACTGCCGCACCTTGGACATGACCCTGGACGAGATCCGCAGCCTTTTGCGCCTGCGTGACAGCCCGACGGGTTCATGTGGCAGCGTGAATGCGTTGATCGACGAACATATCGAACACGTGCAGGCGCGGATCGATGGACTGGTGGCATTGCAGGAGCAACTGGTGGAATTACGCCGGCGGTGCAGTGAGCAGGGAGAGGAATGCGCGATCTTGCAGCGTTTGGAAGTGAACGGGGCTGTATCCGTGCCGGATTCAGAGCATTCGCACGTGGGGCGCAGCCACGGCCATTGA